One genomic region from Spiroplasma endosymbiont of Polydrusus cervinus encodes:
- a CDS encoding DDE-type integrase/transposase/recombinase, with product MKENNIQAEYVKRMRRKILIKQNRNKNIIKYPDLVNRNFNDIKERFSILFTDVTYLIWNGKKHYQSTILDGYTKEIIDVKWSKFNNNKLVIDNLNDAINKIKKIKKDLNKIIIHSDHGYQYTSKDYNSKCLDNKIIISMGKNYHCADNIIIESFHSLLKKGTIHNKNYKSHNEYINDVKKWNKWYSNQKEKYIINESL from the coding sequence ATGAAAGAAAATAATATTCAAGCTGAATATGTAAAGCGTATGCGTAGAAAAATATTAATAAAACAAAATAGAAATAAAAATATAATTAAATATCCTGATTTAGTAAATCGTAATTTTAATGATATTAAAGAAAGATTTTCAATTTTATTTACTGATGTAACTTATTTAATTTGAAATGGTAAAAAACATTATCAATCAACAATACTTGATGGATATACTAAAGAAATTATTGATGTAAAATGATCAAAATTTAATAATAACAAACTTGTAATTGATAATTTAAATGATGCAATTAATAAAATTAAAAAAATAAAAAAAGATTTAAATAAAATAATAATTCATTCAGATCACGGATATCAATATACATCTAAAGATTACAATAGTAAATGTTTAGATAACAAAATTATAATTTCAATGGGTAAAAATTATCATTGTGCAGACAACATTATTATTGAAAGTTTTCATTCATTACTTAAAAAAGGAACAATCCATAATAAAAATTATAAATCTCATAATGAATATATTAATGATGTTAAAAAATGAAATAAATGATATTCAAACCAAAAAGAAAAATATATAATAAATGAAAGTTTGTAA
- a CDS encoding transposase family protein, whose protein sequence is MARKGQKFNKYTAYFRKMIVQEVKNNSISFIAKKYQINKKTVASWYENFKKGILNTNKGPKESFEKRDLNYYKVRYELLKKLHDFYN, encoded by the coding sequence ATGGCAAGAAAAGGACAAAAATTTAATAAATATACAGCATATTTTCGAAAAATGATAGTACAAGAGGTTAAAAATAATAGTATAAGTTTTATTGCAAAAAAATATCAAATTAATAAAAAAACTGTTGCTTCATGGTATGAAAATTTTAAGAAAGGAATTTTAAACACCAATAAAGGTCCAAAAGAATCATTTGAAAAAAGAGATTTAAACTATTACAAAGTTAGGTATGAATTACTAAAAAAGCTTCATGACTTTTACAATTAA
- a CDS encoding DDE-type integrase/transposase/recombinase, producing MKENNIQAEYVKRMRRKILIKQNRNKNIIKYPDLVNRNFNDIKERFSILFTDVTYLIWNGKKHYQSTILDGYTKEIIDVKWSKFNNNKLVIDNLNDAINKIKKIKKDLNKTIIHSDHGYQYTSKDYNSKCLDNKIIISMGKNYHCADNIIIESFHSLLKKGTIHNKNYKSHNEYINDVKKWNKWYSNQKEKYIINESL from the coding sequence ATGAAAGAAAATAATATTCAAGCTGAATATGTAAAGCGTATGCGTAGAAAAATATTAATAAAACAAAATAGAAATAAAAATATAATTAAATATCCTGATTTAGTAAATCGTAATTTTAATGATATTAAAGAAAGATTTTCAATTTTATTTACTGATGTAACTTATTTAATTTGAAATGGTAAAAAACATTATCAATCAACAATACTTGATGGATATACTAAAGAAATTATTGATGTAAAATGATCAAAATTTAATAATAACAAACTTGTAATTGATAATTTAAATGATGCAATTAATAAAATTAAAAAAATAAAAAAAGATTTAAATAAAACAATAATTCATTCAGATCACGGATATCAATATACATCTAAAGATTACAATAGTAAATGTTTAGATAACAAAATTATAATTTCAATGGGTAAAAATTATCATTGTGCAGACAACATTATTATTGAAAGTTTTCATTCATTACTTAAAAAAGGAACAATCCATAATAAAAATTATAAATCTCATAATGAATATATTAATGATGTTAAAAAATGAAATAAATGATATTCAAACCAAAAAGAAAAATATATAATAAATGAAAGTTTGTAA